The sequence CTGGGCATACACCGAGGAGTTCCTCACCGAGTCCGAGCCGGCACGCACCGCCCGCGCTCGTGCCGAGGAGTTCGGTATCGACGCCGTCACCGTGGGAATCGGCGCCGCCCTGCGGATGATCGCTGCGGCGAGCAACGCCCGAGCGGTGGCCGAGGTCGGCACCGGGACCGGTGTCTCAGCACTGTGGCTGCTGGAGGGAATGGCCGAGGACGGTGTGCTCACCACGATCGACGTGGAGGTCGAGCACCAGCGAGCCGCGAAGGAGGCGTTCGCCGCCGCCGGCATCCGCTCCACCCGCACCCGGACCATCTCCGGCCGCGGGCTGGACGTACTCCCCCGGCTGGCCGACTCCGCCTACGACCTGGTGTTCCTGGACGCCGAGCCGAGCGAGACCAGCGACTACGCCGAACAGGCCATCCGGATGCTGCGCTCCGGTGGCGTGCTGGCCGTCTCCGAGGCGCTCTGGCACGACCGGGTCGCCGACCCGGCCCGGCGCGACGAGCTCACCGTGGCCATGCGTGAGCTCGGCCGTACCGTACGGGAGAACGAGGACCTGATCCCGACGCTGCTCCCGGTCGGCGGCGGGCTGCTGATCGCCGTGCTGCGCTGAGCAACTCGCTGGCGCTGCGATGGCGGAGGTCACTCCCTGGACGGTGTCGCTGCTGGTCGCCCATGTGCTGGTGATCTTCGTGACGGCGACGTCGGTGTCGGCGAACCGGAAGCCGTCCTCTGCGGTCGCCTGGCTGCTGGTGGTCCTGTTCATCCCGGCGTTGGGCGTGATCGCCTACCTGCTGATCGGCACGGCGAAGCTGCCGCAGGACCGGCGGGACAAGCAGCAGTTCGTCACCGAGCAGATCCTCGCGCGCACGCCCGGTGACCTGGACCAGCTCCTACACAGCTCGCCCTGGCCGGACTGGCTGCCCACCGTGGTGCAGCTGAACCGCACGCTGGGCTCGTTGCCGATGCTGCCGAACAACCGGGTGGAGCTGATCGGCGAGTACGACGAGATGATCGCCGCCATCGCAGCTGACATCGACCGGGCGCGAGACTATGTGCACGTCGAGTTCTTCATCTTCACCCTCGACGAGACCACCCAGCCGTTCTTCGACTCGCTCGCTCGGGCCCGAGACCGCGGCGTCACCGTGCGGGTGCTGGTGGACCACCTGTCCGCGCTCACCTACCCGAACCGCCGAGGAACGGCCGACGCCCTGGCCCGCATGGGTGCGGAGCTGACGATGATGCTGCCGATCAGCCCGATCCGCTCCGGCCGACGCCTGGACCTGCGCAACCACCGCAAGCTGGTGGTCATCGACGGCCGGATCGGCCACACCGGGTCGATGAACATGATCGCCGAGCACTACCACAAGAAGAAGGCACTACGCCGGGGCCTGCACTGGCACGAGCTGATGATGCGGATGGAAGGTCCGGTGGTCCGCGAGCTGGACGCGGTGTTCGTCACCGACTGGTACTCCGAGACCGACGAGCTGCTGCCGTTGGACTACTCCGCGGTGCCGGCCACGGCAACCGAGCTACTCGATGCTCAGGTGCTGCCGAGCGGCCCGAGCTTCGACAACGACAACAACCTCAAGCTGTTCGCCGCAGCAATCCACAATGCCCGCCGCCGGATCAGCATCACCAGCCCGTACTTCGTCCCGGACGACACGATCCAGAAGGCGATGGTGACCGCCGCCGCCCGCGGGCTGGAGGTGGAGCTGTTCGTCGCCGAGATCAGCGACCAGTTCATGGTGTACCACGCGCAGCGCTCCTACTACGAGGAGTTGCTCCGCGCCGGAGTGAAGATCTACCTGTACCGGGCGCCGACCGTCCTGCACGCCAAACATCTGAGCATCGATGAGGACGTCGCCATCATCGGCACCAGCAACATGGATATTCGGTCGCTGAGCCTGCACATGGAACTGATGGTGATGTTGGTCGGCGAGTCCGTCGTCACCGACCTGCGCGCCGTCCAGGACGACTACCGGTCGAACAGCCGCGAACTCACCTTGGCCGAGTGGCTCCAGCGCCCGCGCCGGGAGAGGTGGCTGGACAACCTGATGCGGCTGACCTCAGCATTGATGTGAGGCCAGCCGGCGCCGGTATCCGTCGGCGCGGTTGTCAGTCGGCGACGGCGCTGAGCGCGGTGCTCAGCTCGCTCGCCTCGGTCGGGTTCAGCTCAACAACCAGCCGGCCGCCGCCTTCGAGCGGCACGCGCATGATGATCCCACGGCCCTCCTTGGTGACCTCGAGCGGTCCGTCACCGGTCCTGGGCTTCATGGCGGCCATGGGCATGCTCCCTGATCTGTTCGGTTGAAACGCGTTGCTGGGACCATTCTATGCCAGAGGTGCCCGGCGGCTCCAAAGCCGGCCCACGCTCTCGCCGGCCTCTGGAGCGGACTCCCGGCAGCCAGGCGGGCAGCCGGCCGGCGGAGATCAGTGCCGTGACGAGCAGCACCACGACAACCACGCCGAGGAGAATCCAGGTCACCGGCGTCACCCAGCCCATCGGCTTACTCCGGTCCGCCGGGAGCAGCCTCGGCGGCGGCATCGGCTGCCGCGGCCATCTCCGCGCGGCGACGGCTGCGGTTCGCCTCGATCACTACCGCTACGGCCTCGGCCGGGTCGTCGGTGAGGTGCACCAGGTCCAGGTCGTGCGGGGAGATGGTGCCCCGTTCGGCGAGGGAACCACGCAGCCAGTCCAGCAAGCCGCTCCAGAACTCGGTGCCGATCAGGACGATCGGGAACTGCTTCACCTTGCGGGTCTGCACCAGGGTGAGTGCTTCGAACAGCTCGTCCAGGGTGCCGTAGCCCCCAGGCAGCACGATGAACCCCTGCGCGTACTTGACGAACATCGTCTTCCGCGCGAAGAAGTAGCGGAAGTTGACGCCCAGATCCACGTACTCGTTCATCCCCTGCTCGAACGGCAGCTCGATACCCAGGCCCACGGAGACCCCACCGCCCTCGGCGGCCCCCTTGTTCGCGGCCTCCATGATCCCCGGCCCACCGCCGGTGATCACCGCATGATCGCGGTCGACGACGTGCCGGGCCACCTGCACGGCCAGCTCGTACTCCGGTTCACCAGCCTTGAGCCGCGCGGAGCCGAACACGCTGATCGCCGGGCCGAGCTCGGCGAGCGCACCGAAGCCCTCGACGAACTCGGACTGGATCCGCAGCACCCGCCACGGGTCGGAGTGCAGCCAGTCGGCCTCCTGGTCCGGCTCGAGGAGACGCTCGTCCGTGGTCTTCTCCGGAATCAGCTTCCCGCGCAGCCGCACCGGCCCACGGAGGTAGTCGGTCCGTCGCTCCGGCATGCTGCCATTCTGCTCAGCGCTCATCAGGTTTGCCTTCCTCACGCAGGTGGGTGCACAGGGGATGTTCCGGTCAACCAGGCCCGCAGCGCCCGGGTACAGGAGTGGATCTGATCGATGGGGACCTGCTCGTCGTCCGCATGCGCCAACGAGGGGTCCCCGGGCCCGAAGTTCACCGCGGGAATGCCCAGCTCGGCGAACCGCGCCACATCGGTCCACCCGTACTTGGGACCCGGCCGGCCGCCGGTGACCGCGGTGACCGCGGCGGCGAATTCTGCCGCCAGCGGGTCATCCAGGCCCGGCCGGGCGCCGCGCGCAGCGTCGGCCAGCTCCACGTCGAAGCCGTCGAAGACCTCGCGCACGTGTGCCAGCGCGCTGTCCACCGTGGCCGAGGGGGCGAACCGGTAGTTGACGCTGACCACGCACTCGTCCGGAATCATGTTGGTGGCGATGCCACCGGTGATGGCGACGGCGTTCATCCCCTCCCGGTAGACCAGACCGTCCACCTCCACCTCGGCCGGGGTATAGCCGGCCAGGCGGGTGAGCACGTCCGCGGCGGCATGGATCGCGTTCTGCCCCAGCCACGCTCTGGCCGAGTGCGCGGTGGTCCCCCGCGTGCGCACCTGGACCCGCAGTGTGCCGTTGCAGCCGCCCTCGATCCCGCCGGCAGTGGGTTCGCCGAGCACGGCGAAGTCCGCCGTCAACCAGTCCGGGTGGTGGCGCGCGAGGCGGCCGAGCCCGTTCAGCTCCGCCGCCACCTCTTCATGGTCGTAGAACACCCAGGTGACATCCACTGCCGGATCGAGCAGGGTGACGGCCGTGTGCAGCGCCATCGCCACACCAGCTTTCATGTCCACCGTGCCACGGCCCCAGAGCACCTCATGCTCGCCGTCGGTGCGTCGCTGGGTGGGCAGGTTGCCAGCCAGCGGCACGGTGTCCAGGTGCCCGGCCACCAGCACGCGCCGGTCCCGGCCGAGCTCAGTGCG is a genomic window of Ruania zhangjianzhongii containing:
- the cls gene encoding cardiolipin synthase gives rise to the protein MAEVTPWTVSLLVAHVLVIFVTATSVSANRKPSSAVAWLLVVLFIPALGVIAYLLIGTAKLPQDRRDKQQFVTEQILARTPGDLDQLLHSSPWPDWLPTVVQLNRTLGSLPMLPNNRVELIGEYDEMIAAIAADIDRARDYVHVEFFIFTLDETTQPFFDSLARARDRGVTVRVLVDHLSALTYPNRRGTADALARMGAELTMMLPISPIRSGRRLDLRNHRKLVVIDGRIGHTGSMNMIAEHYHKKKALRRGLHWHELMMRMEGPVVRELDAVFVTDWYSETDELLPLDYSAVPATATELLDAQVLPSGPSFDNDNNLKLFAAAIHNARRRISITSPYFVPDDTIQKAMVTAAARGLEVELFVAEISDQFMVYHAQRSYYEELLRAGVKIYLYRAPTVLHAKHLSIDEDVAIIGTSNMDIRSLSLHMELMVMLVGESVVTDLRAVQDDYRSNSRELTLAEWLQRPRRERWLDNLMRLTSALM
- a CDS encoding DUF3117 domain-containing protein, encoding MAAMKPRTGDGPLEVTKEGRGIIMRVPLEGGGRLVVELNPTEASELSTALSAVAD
- the dapE gene encoding succinyl-diaminopimelate desuccinylase; the encoded protein is MPVPAALPDPRTVDVVTLAQAICDLPSVSGGETALADAVETLLRSCEHLRTYRDGDTVLARTELGRDRRVLVAGHLDTVPLAGNLPTQRRTDGEHEVLWGRGTVDMKAGVAMALHTAVTLLDPAVDVTWVFYDHEEVAAELNGLGRLARHHPDWLTADFAVLGEPTAGGIEGGCNGTLRVQVRTRGTTAHSARAWLGQNAIHAAADVLTRLAGYTPAEVEVDGLVYREGMNAVAITGGIATNMIPDECVVSVNYRFAPSATVDSALAHVREVFDGFDVELADAARGARPGLDDPLAAEFAAAVTAVTGGRPGPKYGWTDVARFAELGIPAVNFGPGDPSLAHADDEQVPIDQIHSCTRALRAWLTGTSPVHPPA
- a CDS encoding TIGR00730 family Rossman fold protein — encoded protein: MPERRTDYLRGPVRLRGKLIPEKTTDERLLEPDQEADWLHSDPWRVLRIQSEFVEGFGALAELGPAISVFGSARLKAGEPEYELAVQVARHVVDRDHAVITGGGPGIMEAANKGAAEGGGVSVGLGIELPFEQGMNEYVDLGVNFRYFFARKTMFVKYAQGFIVLPGGYGTLDELFEALTLVQTRKVKQFPIVLIGTEFWSGLLDWLRGSLAERGTISPHDLDLVHLTDDPAEAVAVVIEANRSRRRAEMAAAADAAAEAAPGGPE
- a CDS encoding O-methyltransferase, which encodes MGIGAALRMIAAASNARAVAEVGTGTGVSALWLLEGMAEDGVLTTIDVEVEHQRAAKEAFAAAGIRSTRTRTISGRGLDVLPRLADSAYDLVFLDAEPSETSDYAEQAIRMLRSGGVLAVSEALWHDRVADPARRDELTVAMRELGRTVRENEDLIPTLLPVGGGLLIAVLR